In Pseudomonadaceae bacterium SI-3, the sequence GTTCGTTTCTGTACACGGAGAAGGTCGCATGAATCTGCAGGCATTGCTGGAAGGCGCACAAGCACACCATGTCGACGCGCTGGATCTGGTGTCACTCGAGGGTGGCTTCTATCTATTGAATGTCCACGTCCAAGGCAAATCGCATGTGTTGCGCGACGAAGAGAGCAACGTGATCCATCTGCGATCCGTGGAGCATGCACGTGATCTCCTCAGCGAGATGCCAGTAATCCCCTTCTTTCTGGTTCACAGCTCGGCATACGATGAAATGTGCGGCTTGGCCGAGGGCGTTCGCGAACCGTTGCGCGTGCCGATCAGCCTGCGTTCCGCCTGGTAGGCCCCGTTTTGTGCCGCCTATGTGCCGTTCGAAAAACAGTCTTGGGTGGCGCTGCTGGTCGCTGTGCTAGGCTGTGCGGCCTTTTTTCCAGTGGAGCCGATGCATGACTGAACTGAACCTATCAACCGACGAAACGCGCGTGAGCTACGGTATCGGCCGTCAACTGGGTGATCAGCTGCGTGAGAACCCGCCGCCTGGGATCAGCCTGGATGCTGTGATCGCCGGTATTCGCGATGCCTTTGCCGGAGCAGCCAGCCAGGTCAGTCCGGAAGATCTGAATGCCAGCTTCGCCGTCATTCGTGAACGTATGCAAGCCGAGGCACAGCAAAAGGCAGAAGCTGCTGCAGGCGAAGGCAAGGCCTTCCTGGCTAAAAACGCCCAGCGTGAAGGGGTTTCGACCCTGCCATCGGGTCTGCAGTACGAAGTGCTGACAGCGGGAGAGGGCGCCAAGCCCAGCGCTGAGGACCAGGTGCGTACGCATTATCACGGCACGCTGATCGACGGCACTGTATTCGACAGCTCCTACCAGCGCGGCCAGCCGGCCGAGTTTCCGGTGGGTGGCGTGATCGCTGGCTGGACCGAAGCGTTGCAGCTTATGGGCGTGGGCAGCAAATGGCGGCTTTACGTGCCGAGCGAGCTGGCTTACGGCGCGCAGGGTGTTGGCAGTATTCCTCCGCACAGCGTACTGGTGTTCGACGTCGAGCTGCTGGCTGTTCTGTAAAACGCTGCGGCTACGGGCGCAACGCCCTGGCATAGGAGAACAGGAACAGGTTTCGCACCTGTTCCTTGAGCACGCAAGGTTCGCTGGTGCTCAACTCCTGCAGATCCAGATCGCCCTGGTCGCGAAGCTCGTCCAGGGCGTCTCCCTCTAAGGTAACGCACACCGCACCGGTGCTACGGTCGAGTATCCGCAGGTAAGGTTGCGGGCGGTCCAGCCAGGCATCAATCAAATAAGTCATGGGCACCTCCAATTAATCTCGTTAATGAGAATAATTGTTATTTACAAAGATGCAAGCGTAAAGATACCGATGCGACTGGTGGCGATCAGGAGGCAGGTGCGGCGATGGCGTGAATTCAAGGGTGCCCAATCGCACCCTTACTAAGCGGCGGGCTCAGTGAGTGCGAGCGACAGCGAAACGGCTTAACTCGACCAGGGCGTCGCGATACCTGTTGGCGGGGATCAGCTCAAGGCAGGCTATGGCGCGATCGGCATAGTCGCGCGCCAGGTGGGCCGTGTAATCCAGTGCGCCGGCTGCTTCTACAGCGCGGCGGATACTCTCAAGATCCTCGATGCCGCCTTTCTGAATGGCCTGACGCACCAATGCGGCCTGTTCTGCTGTGCCTTCGCGCATCGTGTAGATCAGCGGCAGCGTCGGCTTGCCTTCGGCGAGATCATCACCGACATTCTTGCCCAGCGCTTCGGCATCGCCCTGATAGTCGAGCAGATCATCGACCAGTTGGAACGCAATGCCGAGGTAGTCGCCGAAGGTGCGCAGCGCCTCGCGTTGCGCCTCGTTAGCACCCGCCAGAGTGGCTGCGCTATGCGTGGAGGCCTCGAAAAGCATCGCGGTCTTGCCGCGGATGACTTCCATGTAGATCTCTTCTGTGGTGCTGGCGTCGCGCACTTTGGACAGTTGCAGTACTTCGCCTTCGGCGATGACGCGAGTGGCCTGCGAGATGATTCGCATGACTTCCATCGAGCCAAGTTCGACCATCATTTCGAAAGAACGCGCGTAGAGGAAGTCACCGACCAGCACGCTGGGCGCATTACCCCACAAGGCGTTGGCGGTTGAGCGGCCGCGGCGCATGCCGGACATATCAACGACGTCATCGTGAAGCAGTGTCGAGGTATGCAGGAATTCAATGATCGCTGCCAGCAGGCGCAGCTGCTCACCCTTTAGTCCCAGCGCATTACCGCTGAGCAGGACGAGCAGAGGGCGCAGGCGTTTGCCGCCGGCCGAGGTAATGTAGTCCCCGATCTTTTCCACCAGCGGTACGCGGGACGTCAACTGGTTGCGGATAATGCCGTCAACAGCGGCGAAATCTTCAGCCACTACTTGGTAAAAGGCCTGGGGTTGCATCGGGGACGAGTACTCCTCGGAGATTGCGCGGCATGCTATGGGGCGGGTCATGCAGTGTCAAGGCAAGGCCCGGCGGCTATTGCGCAGGGTCAGGTGGATGCGTACAATCGCGGACCCTGAACTTTCCCCCTGGGCATTTCCCTGCCTTACGCAATTGCAAGGGCGTCCTTTCCGGCCCCGAGCAGCCATGCCAGCCTCTAACTATTTCACTTAAGCGCTGGGTGAGCAGGATCAACGGAGATACACAGATGTACGCAGTTATCGTTACCGGCGGCAAGCAATACAAGGTCGCCGAAGGCGAATACCTCAAGATTGAAAAACTCGAAGTTGCCACTGGCGAAGCCGTCACTTTTGACCGCGTTCTGCTGATCGGCAACGGCGACGATGTAAAGATCGGCGCTCCGGTGGTCGATGGTGCCAAGGTCACTGCTGAAGTGATCGCTCAGGGCCGTCATGACAAGGTCACCATCATCAAATTCCGCCGTCGTAAGCACCACATGAAGCGTCAGGGCCACCGTCAGTGGTTCACTGAGGTCAAAATCACCGGCATTCAGGGCTAATCGGGCCTGAATCCCCTTATAGGAGTATTGAACTCATGGCACACAAAAAAGCTGGCGGTTCTACCCGCAACGGTCGCGACTCAGAAGCCAAACGTCTTGGCGTGAAGATGTACGGCGGCCAGGTCATCAAGGCCGGTAACATCATCGTGCGTCAGCGCGGCACTCAATTCCATGCCGGTTACGGTGTTGGCATGGGCAAGGATCACACCTTGTTCGCCAAGGTGGAAGGCGTGATCAAATTCGAAGTGAAGGGTCAGTTTGGCCGTCGCTACGTGAGCGTCGTCGCAGCCTAATCGCGGCGTTGCTGGAAAAGCCCTGTCATGCGACGGGGCTTTTTTGTTTCTGTATCCTCTGTAGGGCTCTTGCAAAACACTGCTGTGCTCTCACTATCGCTGGGTTTTGCAAGACCCTTATGTTCCTGTTTTCTAGCCCGTCCTTGCGGCGGGAGGCGTTCCCATGAAATTCGTCGATGAAGTATCGATTTTTGTAAAGGCCGGCGACGGCGGTAACGGCATGATGAGCTTCCGTCGTGAGAAGTTCATCGAGAAAGGCGGCCCCAACGGGGGCGATGGCGGCGATGGCGGCTCCGTGTATCTGGAGGCTGACGAGAATCTCAACACGCTCGTTGACTACCGTTACACCCGCCGCTTCAATGCGCCCAATGGTCAGAAGGGCGGCAGTACTGAATGTACGGGTGCCAAGGGTGACGATCTGATCCTGCCGGTGCCGGTCGGTACCACGGTGATCGATGCCGCCACTCAGGATGTAATCGGTGACCTGACCAAGGCGGGTCAGCGCCTGCTGGTCGCGCAGGGTGGCTGGCATGGGCTGGGCAACACGCGCTTCAAGTCCAGTACCAACCGTGCTCCTCGCCAGACCACGCCAGGCAAGCCGGGCGACGCGCGCGACCTGAAGCTTGAACTGAAGGTCCTGGCGGATGTCGGGCTGCTGGGGTTGCCGAACGCTGGTAAGAGCACGTTCATCCGCTCGGTGTCGGCTGCCAAGCCGAAAGTTGCCGATTACCCGTTCACCACGCTAGTGCCGAACCTTGGGGTGGTGAGTGTTGGTCGCTACAAGAGCTTCGTGGTTGCTGACATCCCAGGTCTGATCGAGGGTGCTTCGGAGGGGGCGGGGCTTGGTATCCGCTTCCTCAAGCATCTTGCGCGGACGCGTCTGTTGCTGCACCTGGTGGACATGGCGCCGCTAGATGAAAGCGATCCGGCCGATGCGGCAGAGGTGATCGTGAATGAGCTAGAGAAATTCAGTCCTGCACTGGCGCAACGAGATCGCTGGCTTGTGCTGAACAAGGCTGATCAGCTGCTCGAAGAAGATCACGACGAGCGGGTTCAGCGGGTAGTCGAGCGACTTGAGTGGGACGGCCCCGTATTCGTCATCTCTGCACTCGAGCGCGAGGGTACCGAGGCGTTGAGTCAGGCCATCATGCGCTATCTGGATGAGCGCACGGTGCGTATCGCCGAGGAGCCAGCATACGCGGAAGCGCTTGCCGAGCTGGATCGGCAGATTGAAGACGAGGCGCGTGCTCGCTTGCAAGAGCTGGATGATCAGCGAGCCTTGCGGCGTGCCGGTGTCAAGCCTGTCGACGAGGTCGACGAAGACGACTTCGATGATGATGACGACGATGAAGGCGGTGCTGAGATCTTCTACGTACGTTGACGCATGCCCGCATCGTCGCGGGCGTCGCTAGCAAATGGTTGCGGGCTGGCTTAACTGCCGCTTGCTGAGTGGTTTGGCCGGGTACCGATTGGAAGGCAGGATCGATGCGGGACAAGGTGAGCGGCGCGCGGCGCTGGGTGGTGAAAATCGGCAGCGCCTTGCTGACTGCTGATGGGCGCGGGCTGGATCAGGCGGCAATGGCTGTCTGGGTCGATCAGATGGTGGCGCTGCGCGAGGCGGGTGTCGAGCTGGTGCTGGTGTCGTCTGGCGCTGTCGCTGCTGGTATGAGTCGTCTCGGTTGGGCCGCCAGGCCAAAGGCTGTCCATGAGCTGCAGGCTGCGGCGGCGGTCGGGCAGATGGGGCTGATACAAGCCTGGGAAACCAGCTTTGCGCGCTGCGAGCAGCAGACCGCGCAAATCCTTGTAACCCACGATGATCTTTCCGACCGCAAGCGCTATCTCAATGCGCGCAGCACGCTTCGCACGTTGATCGATCTGGGTGTGGTGCCGGTTATCAATGAGAACGACACCGTGGTCACCGACGAGATCCGCTTTGGTGACAACGATACCCTCGCTGCCTTGGTGGCGAACCTGGTTGAAGCGGATTTGTTGGTGATCCTTACTGACCGCGACGGCATGTTTGATGCCGATCCGCGCAATAATCCTAACGCCAACTTGATTAGTGAGGCGCGTGCCGATGATCCCGCGCTGGATGCGGTGGCGGGTGGCACAGGTGGCGCGCTCGGGCGGGGTGGTATGCAGACTAAGTTGCGCGCGGCTCGTCTGGCGGCGCGCTCTGGTGCCCACACGGTCATTATTGGTGGCCGGATCGAGCGCGTGCTGGCGCGGTTGAAGGCGGGTGAGGCGCTCGGCACGTTGTTGGCGCCTGAGTGTAACCGTCATGCTGCGCGAAAGCAGTGGTTGGCTGGGCATCTCCAGACGCGCGGTACGGTCGTTCTCGATGATGGTGCGGTACACGCCTTGAAGCAGGGTAATCGCAGTCTGTTACCTGTCGGAGTTAAAGCGGCGCACGGTGGTTTCCGGCGAGGCGAAATGGTGGTCTGTGTGGGTCTGGATGGTCGCGAGGTCGCGCGCGGTCTGGCGAACTACAGTGTGGCCGAAACGCAACGAATCCTTGGTCGCCCGTCGGACGAAATCGAGAAGCTGCTCGGTTATGTTGATGAGCCAGAGCTTATTCATCGCGACAACATGATCTTGGTCTGAGGTGGTTTGATGCGACTGGCAAAAGCGTTAATGGTGTTGCTGGCGTGGCCGGCGGTCGGTATAGCGCGAGAAGTGGGTGAGGTCGATACGGTTTTCAAATGGCTCGGACCGAATCATAAAATCGTGGTCGAGGCGTTTGACGACCCCAAGGTTGAGGGCGTGACCTGCTATCTGTCACGTGCCAAGACGGGCGGCATAAAGGGTGGGCTCGGTCTGGCTGAGGATCGCGCCGAGGCGTCGATCGCTTGTCGGCAGGTCGGGCCGATTCGGATGGGCGAGAAGCTCAAGGATGGCGAAGTCGTCTTTAAGGAGCGGACGTCTTTAGTGTTCAAAACCATGCAGGTGGTGCGCTTTTTCGATGAGGCGCGCAACACGCTGGTCTATCTGGTGTATAGCGATCGTGTTATCGAAGGGAGTCCGCAGAACGCCGTTACTGCGATTCCGATACTGCCGTGGGCTCAGCCATAAAGGTGCCTGGTTGGGCTCGCTGAGATCGATGCCTTGGCATCGAATCGCAGACATAAAAAAACCGGCTCAAGGCCGGTTTTTTTCACAAGAGCGTGCAGCTTAGGCTGCAGCAGCTTCGCCGAGGGCCTTGATATGGCCGTTCAGGCGGCTTTTATGCCGAGCTGCTTTGTTCTTGTGGATGATGCCTTTGTCGGCCATGCGGTCGATTACAGGCACGGCTGCAGTGTAAGCAGTACGAGCTTTATCCAGATCTTTTGCATCAATGGCTTTGACCACATTCTTGATGTAGGTACGAACCATGGAGCGCAGGCTGGCGTTGTGGCTGCGACGCTTCTCAGCCTGAATTGCGCGTTTTTTGGCGGAAGGGCTGTTGGCCACCGTCGAACTCCTCGAAAACGTGGGATTACAAAGCAAATAAGGCCGCGAATCATGCCGATGCTGCGGGCTCTTGTCAACACTGATTGAACAATCGAGACACTGGCCGGACAGATGGGGTGCCGCTAAACTCGCGACCTCTTTCACTGTCGTAACTGGCCATCGAGACGATGCCCGGTGACTGGCCGGAAACCCTCCCGCTGCAACTCTAGGAAGACAAATGTCCGATACATCCGGCAAAGGCGGATTGCTGCGGTCCAGTGCGGTAGTCAGCGTGATGACGCTGCTGTCACGGGTGCTGGGCATGGTACGCGATATGGTTGTGGCCAGCTACTTCGGTTCTGGCGCCGCTGCTGACGCATTCTTCATAGCCTTCAAAATCCCAAACTTTTTGCGCCGTCTGTTTGCAGAAGGGGCTTTCGCCCAAGCCTTTGTTCCGGTGTTGTCGGAATTCCGGACCAAGCGGACCCAGCTGGAGGTCAAGCTGCTGGTTGACCGCACAGCTGGCATGCTTGGGCTGATCTTGACGGGCATCACCGCAGTCGGGGTGCTGGCTTCGCCTTACGTGGTCATGCTTTTCGCGCCCGGCTTTCATGATGACCCAGCTAAAATGCAGTTGGCCGGCGAGCTGCTGCGCATCACCTTTCCTTATCTGTTGCTGATTTCACTCACGGCGTTTACGTCCGGTGTGCTCAACACGTACGGGCATTTCGCGGTACCGGGCTTCACGCCTGTGTTGCTCAATGTCTGCATGATCAGCTCGGCCGTTTTTCTGACACCTTACTTTGATCAGCCCATTATGGCGTTGGCATGGGGCGTGTTTGTTGCAGGCTTCGCCCAGTTGGCCTTCCAGCTTCCTTACGTTGCCAAGCTGGGATTGCTGCCCCGGCCTCGGGTGAGGTTCGGAGACGAGGGGGTGCGGCGAATCATGCTGTTGATGGTGCCGGCCCTGTTCGGCGTGTCGGTCAGCCAGATCAATCTCTTGCTCGATACGGTTCTTGCCTCGTTCCTGCAGACAGGCAGCGTCTCCTGGCTTTATTACGCTGACCGCCTTTCGGAGTTGCCGCTGGGCGCCTTCGGTATTGCGATCGGCACCGTGATCCTGCCTAGCCTTGCTCGTCAGCATGCCGGAGCGGATCCCAAGGCTTTTTCCAACACCCTGAACTGGGCGCTGCGGATGGTGCTGCTGGTTGGGGTTCCTGCGGCGCTCGCGCTGGGCATCCTGGCTGAGCCGATGATTGCCAGTCTGTTCTTTTATGGTGCGATGAGTGAGGAGGCCGTCGTGCAGTCGGCCAACGCGCTCGAGGCGTACTCGCTCGGCGTCCTGGCATTCATGCTGATCAAGGTGCTGGCGCCGGGCTTCTTTGCTCGGCAGGATTTAAAGACGCCGGTGCGTATTGCAATCATCTGCATGATCGCCAACATGGTGCTGAATCTAATGCTGATCTGGCCGCTCCAGCATGTGGGCTTGGCCCTGGCGACTTCGTTGTCCTCGATGCTCAATGCTGGGTTGCTGTTCTGGGGGCTGTATAAGACGGGTGTGTTCCTGTTTGCTCCGGGTTGGGGTTTGTTCCTTTTGAGGTTGGCGGGCGCCTGTGCCGCCATGGTGGCGATGGTCTGGTGGCTAAACGCACCGTCGGTCGAGTGGTTCGCGTGGGGCTGGCAGCAGCGAGCGCTGCAGCTGGGGCTGCTGGTTGTAGCGGGGTTGGGCGCTTTCGCGGTGGGCTTGGTAGTGCTCGGTTTGCGACCGCGGCATCTCCGTCATTGATCCTTACCATACGCGGGTGGCAAGCCTGTCCGCGACTGCTGCCTCATGCGTATAATCGACGACTTTTCAAGCAAGAAGTGCGGTATGCAGCTGGTTCGAGGTCTTCACAACCTGCGACCCCGACATCGGGGTTGCGTCGCCACCATCGGCAATTTCGACGGGGTTCACCGGGGGCATCAAGCTATCCTGGCGCGTCTGCGCGAACGTGCCGCCGAGCTCGGGCTCCCCAGCTGCGTGGTGATCTTCGAGCCGCAGCCGCGTGAGTATTTTGCCCCGGACAAGGCCCCTGCTCGGCTGACCCGCCTGCGCGAAAAATTGCAGTTGCTGAGTGAACAGGGTGTCGATCTGGTGCTGTGCCTGGCATTTAATCGTCGTTTGCGCGAGCTGAGTGCCGCAGAGTTCGTACATGCGACGCTGGTAGACGGCCTTGGCGTTCGGCATCTGGAAGTCGGTGATGACTTTCGTTTCGGTTGCGACCGAGCCGGGGATTTCAACTTCTTGTTACAAGCTGGTGCTGCGGAAGGCTTTACCGTCGAGGCCGCCGCCACTATCGAGGTCGACGGTGAGCGAGTCAGCAGTACGCGGCTGCGCCAGGTTCTCGCCGCTGGTGATCTACAGCTGTCAGAAAAACTGCTGGGTCGGCCGTTCAGTATCACCGGTCGGGTCATGCATGGGCAGGCGCTGGGACGCCAGCTTGGCGCGCCGACCGCTAACATTCAGCTCAAGCGCAAGAGCACTCCGCTTAGTGGTGTGTTCACCGTGAGCGTCGAGATCGATGGTGTAATACAGGCGGCGGTCGCCAATATTGGTATGCGCCCCTCGGTCGAAAGCGACGGCCAGCCGCATCTGGAAGTGCATTTGCTTAATTATCAAGGCGACCTTTATGGCCGTCTGCTGCGCGTGACCTTTCATCGCAAGCTGCGTGACGAGCAGCGCTTTGCCTCGCTGGAGGCGCTCAAGACGGCGATCGAAGCAGATATCGCCGCGGCTCGCGAATACTGGCGAGCTTCACCCTTTACCACGAGTCAGGACTGAAATGACCGATTACAAAGCGACCCTCAATCTGCCGTCCACGGCGTTTCCGATGAAGGCCGGTCTGCCACAGCGCGAGCCGGAGACCCTGCAGCGCTGGAACAGCATCGACCTGTACGGGAAGCTGCGGCAGATTGGCGAGGGTCGTCCGAAGTTCGTCCTGCATGATGGCCCTCCGTATGCAAACGGCAGCATTCACATCGGCCACGCGGTAAACAAGGTCATCAAGGACTTCATTGTTCGCTCCAAGACCTTAGCCGGTTTCGACGCGCCCTACGTGCCGGGATGGGACTGTCATGGTTTGCCCATCGAGCACAAGGTCGAGATCACCTACGGCAAGAACCAGCCGGCCGACCTGACGCGCGAGCGCTGCCGTGCCTACGCGGCCGAGCAGATCGAAGGGCAGAAGGCTGACTTCATCCGCCTCGGCGTACTGGGCGAGTGGGGCAATCCCTACCGCACCATGGACTTTGCGAACGAAGCCGGGGAAATCCGCGCGCTGGCGAAAATGGTCGAAGGTGGATTCGTCTTCAAGGGCCTGAAGCCGGTGAACTGGTGCTTTGATTGCGGTTCGGCGCTGGCCGAGGCGGAAGTCGAATACCAGGACAAGAAGTCCGATGCCATCGACGTAGCCTTCCAGGTGGAGGACGCGGATAAGCTGGCGGCTGCGTTTGGTGTCGGAGCACTGGCCAAACCGACCAGCATCGTGATCTGGACCACCACGCCTTGGACCATCCCGGCGAACCAGGCGCTCAACGTACATCCCGACTTCGTCTATGCCTTGGTCGATACCGGCGACAAGCTGCTCGTTCTCGCCGAAGAGTTGGTTGAGTCCTGTCTGCAGCGCTATGACCTGCAGGGTCAGGTCATCGCACGCTGCCAGGGCAGCGAACTGGAGCTCATCCGCTTCCGCCACCCATTCTATGAGCGCTTCGCGCCGGTCTATCTGGCCGATTACGTAGAAACCGGTGCAGGAACCGGTATCGTCCATTCGGCACCTGCTTACGGTGAAGACGACTTCCGCTCCTGCAAGCATTACGGCATGGAGAATGATGACATTCTCAGCCCCGTTCAGAGTCACGGCGTATACGTATCGGACCTGCCATTCTTTGGCGGGCAGTTCATCTGGAAGGCCAACCCGGCCATCGTCGAGAAGCTGGAAGAAGTCGGTGCGCTGCTCAAGCACGAGTCGATCCAGCACAGCTATATGCATTGCTGGCGGCACAAGACGCCGCTGATCTACCGTGCGACGGCGCAGTGGTTCGTTGGCATGGATAAAGTGGCGCATGACGGCAGCTCGCTGCGTCGTCGCGCGTTGGATGCCATTGAGCAGACTGAGTTTGTTCCGGCCTGGGGCCAGGCGCGGTTGCACGGCATGATCGCCGGCCGTCCGGACTGGTGTATCTCCCGTCAACGGACATGGGGCGTGCCGATCCCGTTCTTCCTGCACAAGGAAAGCGGCGAGCTGCATCCGCGCACCGTGGAGCTGATGGAAGCCGTCGCGCAACGCGTCGAGCAGGGAGGCATCGAGGCTTGGTCGAAGCTGGATGCCGCCGAGCTGCTGGGCGACGAAGCAGCGCAGTACGAGAAGATCAGCGACACCCTGGACGTTTGGTTCGATTCCGGCACCACCCATTGGCATGTGATGCGCGGTTCGCACCCTATGGGCCACGAAAGCGGCCCACGCGCGGATCTTTATCTGGAAGGCTCCGACCAGCACCGTGGCTGGTTCCACTCCTCGCTGCTAACCGGCTCGGCTATCGACGGGCACGCACCGTATAAGGGGTTGCTGACGCATGGTTTCGTGGTCGACGAGAACGGCCGCAAGATGTCCAAGTCGCTGGGCAACGTCGTTGCGCCTCAAGAGGTCACTGACAGTCTGGGCGCAGACATCCTCCGTCTCTGGGTGGCCTCGACCGATTACTCCGGTGAAATGGCTGTCTCCAAGGTGATCCTGCAGCGCAGCGCAGATTCCTATCGCCGTATCCGTAACACTGCGCGCTTCCTGCTCTCCAACCTTGACGGTTTCGATCCGGCGCAGCATCAGGTTCCGGCCGACCAACTGATCGCCCTCGACCGCTGGGCCATCGATCGTGCCCTGCTGCTGCAGCGGGAAATCGAGGAAGCCTACGGCACCTACAAGTTCTGGAATGTCTATCAGAAGGTGCACAACTTCTGCGTACAGGAGCTGGGCGGCTTCTATCTGGATATCATCAAGGATCGCCAGTACACCACCGGTGCCGACAGCTTGCCGCGCCGCTCCTGCCAGACCGCGCTGTACCACATCGCCGAGGCACTGGTGCGGTGGATTGCGCCGATCCTGTCGTTCACAGCTGATGAAATCTGGCAATACCTGCCGGGTGAGCGCAACGAATCGGTGATGCTCAATACCTGGTACGCAGGGCTCGCTGAGCTGCCTGCCAATGTCGAGCTGGGTCGCGAGTTCTGGGGCAAGGTCATGGCGGTCAAGGCCGCGGTGAACAAGGAGTTGGAAACCCAGCGCGCCGCCAAAACCATCGGCGGCAACTTGCAGGCGGAGGTTACCTTGTACGCCGAGGACGCGCTGGTTTCCGAGCTGGCGAAGCTGGGAAGCGAATTGCGCTTTGTGCTGATTACGTCGGCTGCGACTGTGGCGCCTCTCGCCGAAGCGCCAGCGGAAGCCGTGCAGAGCGAGCTGCCCGGTCTCAAGCTACAGATCAGCA encodes:
- a CDS encoding cation transporter, translated to MNLQALLEGAQAHHVDALDLVSLEGGFYLLNVHVQGKSHVLRDEESNVIHLRSVEHARDLLSEMPVIPFFLVHSSAYDEMCGLAEGVREPLRVPISLRSAW
- a CDS encoding FKBP-type peptidyl-prolyl cis-trans isomerase; this encodes MTELNLSTDETRVSYGIGRQLGDQLRENPPPGISLDAVIAGIRDAFAGAASQVSPEDLNASFAVIRERMQAEAQQKAEAAAGEGKAFLAKNAQREGVSTLPSGLQYEVLTAGEGAKPSAEDQVRTHYHGTLIDGTVFDSSYQRGQPAEFPVGGVIAGWTEALQLMGVGSKWRLYVPSELAYGAQGVGSIPPHSVLVFDVELLAVL
- a CDS encoding octaprenyl-diphosphate synthase, whose amino-acid sequence is MQPQAFYQVVAEDFAAVDGIIRNQLTSRVPLVEKIGDYITSAGGKRLRPLLVLLSGNALGLKGEQLRLLAAIIEFLHTSTLLHDDVVDMSGMRRGRSTANALWGNAPSVLVGDFLYARSFEMMVELGSMEVMRIISQATRVIAEGEVLQLSKVRDASTTEEIYMEVIRGKTAMLFEASTHSAATLAGANEAQREALRTFGDYLGIAFQLVDDLLDYQGDAEALGKNVGDDLAEGKPTLPLIYTMREGTAEQAALVRQAIQKGGIEDLESIRRAVEAAGALDYTAHLARDYADRAIACLELIPANRYRDALVELSRFAVARTH
- the rplU gene encoding 50S ribosomal protein L21 → MYAVIVTGGKQYKVAEGEYLKIEKLEVATGEAVTFDRVLLIGNGDDVKIGAPVVDGAKVTAEVIAQGRHDKVTIIKFRRRKHHMKRQGHRQWFTEVKITGIQG
- a CDS encoding 50S ribosomal protein L27 gives rise to the protein MAHKKAGGSTRNGRDSEAKRLGVKMYGGQVIKAGNIIVRQRGTQFHAGYGVGMGKDHTLFAKVEGVIKFEVKGQFGRRYVSVVAA
- the obgE gene encoding GTPase ObgE (ObgE; essential GTPase; exhibits high exchange rate for GTP/GDP; associates with 50S ribosomal subunit; involved in regulation of chromosomal replication) encodes the protein MKFVDEVSIFVKAGDGGNGMMSFRREKFIEKGGPNGGDGGDGGSVYLEADENLNTLVDYRYTRRFNAPNGQKGGSTECTGAKGDDLILPVPVGTTVIDAATQDVIGDLTKAGQRLLVAQGGWHGLGNTRFKSSTNRAPRQTTPGKPGDARDLKLELKVLADVGLLGLPNAGKSTFIRSVSAAKPKVADYPFTTLVPNLGVVSVGRYKSFVVADIPGLIEGASEGAGLGIRFLKHLARTRLLLHLVDMAPLDESDPADAAEVIVNELEKFSPALAQRDRWLVLNKADQLLEEDHDERVQRVVERLEWDGPVFVISALEREGTEALSQAIMRYLDERTVRIAEEPAYAEALAELDRQIEDEARARLQELDDQRALRRAGVKPVDEVDEDDFDDDDDDEGGAEIFYVR
- a CDS encoding glutamate 5-kinase → MRDKVSGARRWVVKIGSALLTADGRGLDQAAMAVWVDQMVALREAGVELVLVSSGAVAAGMSRLGWAARPKAVHELQAAAAVGQMGLIQAWETSFARCEQQTAQILVTHDDLSDRKRYLNARSTLRTLIDLGVVPVINENDTVVTDEIRFGDNDTLAALVANLVEADLLVILTDRDGMFDADPRNNPNANLISEARADDPALDAVAGGTGGALGRGGMQTKLRAARLAARSGAHTVIIGGRIERVLARLKAGEALGTLLAPECNRHAARKQWLAGHLQTRGTVVLDDGAVHALKQGNRSLLPVGVKAAHGGFRRGEMVVCVGLDGREVARGLANYSVAETQRILGRPSDEIEKLLGYVDEPELIHRDNMILV
- a CDS encoding 30S ribosomal protein S20 produces the protein MANSPSAKKRAIQAEKRRSHNASLRSMVRTYIKNVVKAIDAKDLDKARTAYTAAVPVIDRMADKGIIHKNKAARHKSRLNGHIKALGEAAAA
- the mviN gene encoding murein biosynthesis integral membrane protein MurJ, whose translation is MSDTSGKGGLLRSSAVVSVMTLLSRVLGMVRDMVVASYFGSGAAADAFFIAFKIPNFLRRLFAEGAFAQAFVPVLSEFRTKRTQLEVKLLVDRTAGMLGLILTGITAVGVLASPYVVMLFAPGFHDDPAKMQLAGELLRITFPYLLLISLTAFTSGVLNTYGHFAVPGFTPVLLNVCMISSAVFLTPYFDQPIMALAWGVFVAGFAQLAFQLPYVAKLGLLPRPRVRFGDEGVRRIMLLMVPALFGVSVSQINLLLDTVLASFLQTGSVSWLYYADRLSELPLGAFGIAIGTVILPSLARQHAGADPKAFSNTLNWALRMVLLVGVPAALALGILAEPMIASLFFYGAMSEEAVVQSANALEAYSLGVLAFMLIKVLAPGFFARQDLKTPVRIAIICMIANMVLNLMLIWPLQHVGLALATSLSSMLNAGLLFWGLYKTGVFLFAPGWGLFLLRLAGACAAMVAMVWWLNAPSVEWFAWGWQQRALQLGLLVVAGLGAFAVGLVVLGLRPRHLRH
- a CDS encoding bifunctional riboflavin kinase/FAD synthetase, with product MQLVRGLHNLRPRHRGCVATIGNFDGVHRGHQAILARLRERAAELGLPSCVVIFEPQPREYFAPDKAPARLTRLREKLQLLSEQGVDLVLCLAFNRRLRELSAAEFVHATLVDGLGVRHLEVGDDFRFGCDRAGDFNFLLQAGAAEGFTVEAAATIEVDGERVSSTRLRQVLAAGDLQLSEKLLGRPFSITGRVMHGQALGRQLGAPTANIQLKRKSTPLSGVFTVSVEIDGVIQAAVANIGMRPSVESDGQPHLEVHLLNYQGDLYGRLLRVTFHRKLRDEQRFASLEALKTAIEADIAAAREYWRASPFTTSQD